The Cellulosimicrobium sp. ES-005 genome segment ACGGTCCCGCTCGCCGCCCGCGTCGGCGACCGACGTCATGAGCCGCCGCGCGATCTCCGGCGACAGGACCGGCTCGCCCGCGGCCGCCGCGCGCACCGCCGCCACGATCCGCTCCGGCGGCATGTCCTTGAGCAGGTAGCCGGACGCCCCGGCGTGCAGGGCGCCGACCACCTCCTCGTCGCTGTCGAACGTCGTGAGCACGACGACGGCGGGCGCGCCGGCCCTCGAACGCACCCGCCGCGTGGCCTCGATCCCGTCGACCCGCGGCATCCGCAGGTCCATGAGCACGACGTCGGTCGGGTGGGCGTCGAGCACCGACGTGACCTCGGCCCCGTCGGCGGCCTCGCCGACGACCTCGATCCCGTGCGCGCCGTCGAGCATGAGCCGCAGCCCGGCGCGGACGAGCGCGTCGTCGTCGACGATCACCAGCCGGGTGCGTGGCGCGTCGCCCGGTGCCCGTCCGTCCGCGCGCGCCCCGCCTCCGCGTCCACCCTGATCGCTCACGCGTCCCACGGTAGCCGGACATCGAGGACGAACCCGTCGTCCCGCGCTCCGGCGTCGAGCGTCCCGCCGAGCAGGTCGACCCGCTCGCGCAGCCCGACGAGCCCGGTGCCGGTGCCCTCTCCCGCCGCGTCCCGCGCTCCACCGACGCCACCGACCGCGACGAGGCGCGGACCGCCGTCGGACACCGTGACGCGCACCTCGCCCGCCCGGGCCGTGACCCGCAGCACGACCGGGCTGCCCGGCGCGTGCCGGCGGGCGTTCGTCAGCCCCTCCTGCGCGACGCGGTAGGCCGCGACCTCGACGGTCCGCGGCACGTCCGCCGAGCCCGACCGTTCGTAGGCGACGTCGCCGCCCGCCGCGCGCGCCTCGGCGACGAGGCGGTCGACGTCGTCGAGCGTGGGCTGCGGCGCGGGGGCGCCTCCGTCGACCTCGTCGGGGTCGGCGCGGAGCACCCGTACGACGTCGCGCAGGTCGCCGAGCGCGGAGCTCACCCCGGCCCGGACCAGGCCCGCGGCGCGGGCGAGCTGCGCCGGGTCGGCGTCGGGGCGGTACTCGAGCGCCCCCGCCGTCGCGGCGAGGAGCGAGAGGCGGTGGGCGAGGGTGTCGTGCATCTCGCGGGCGATCCGCGTGCGCTCCGCGACCCGCGCCTCCGCGACGCGGTGCTCCTGCTCGGCCTCGGCGCGCCGCGCGCGGTCGCGCAGGGACCACATGAGCTGGGCCCGCGCCTGCCAGTACAGCCCCCAGCCGAGCAGGGCGGCGTGCACCGCGAGGTCGCACAGGAGCCACCAGCCGAGCGGCAGCGCCTCCGGGCGCCACAGCGCCTGCACGGCGTGGCCGAGGAAGCCCGCGACCGCGACCGGGACCGCCGTGCGCGCCGGGTACCAGCGCGCGACCTGCAGGGTCGCGACCGTCGAGGCGGGGGTCGCCGCACCGGAGTACGCCGCGAGCGACGCGAGCATCAGGGCGCCGAGCACCGGCGCGTTGCGCGGGGACCGCGACCACAGGAGCGGGAGGACGGCGAGGGCCAGCGCCGCGACGGCGACGTCGATCGCGGGCTGCGCGCCCGGGTCGTCCTGGCCGACGATCCCGGCCGTCGCGAGCACCGTGAGCGCCGCGACGGCGAGCCACGCGAGGGCGAACGTCCACCACGGGACGAGCGGGCGGTTCCCGTCGCGGCGTGCGGCGGCCGTCGCGAGGACGGGGCGTCCGGGGTACGGAGGGCAGTCGGTGCGAGTGGTCATGCTCCGGACGCTAGGGGGCGCCGTCACGGTCGACCACCGACCAAGGTCGGGGGTCGGGGTCCGGCAGGAGGGGCAGGGGTGGACGCCGGTCGGGTCGCGCACCGACGTCCGGTCGGTGCGGCGGGAGCCCCGCCGCCGCGAGGGTGGACGACGTCGGCACCCCGCCGGCGGCGGCCTCGGCCGTGAGAGCACGCGGCACCGTCGCGTGACGAAGGAGGAGTGCCATGTCCACGACGCCGACCACCACGTACCGCACCTCGGACGTCCCCCGCCATCCCGGCTCGTCCACCGCGACCGTCGGGCGGCAGGTCCCCGGGGAGGTCCGACGCCGCGTCCCCCGCTGGTCCGTCCCGCTCGTCGCCGCGGCGGTCGCCGCCGTCGTCCTGCTCGTCGGGACGGCTCTCGGCGTCGACCCGGAGGTGCGCACCGCGACCGGCACCCAGACCGTCGGCGTCGTCGCCGCGGTCGTCACGGCGCTCGTCGTCGGGTACGCCGCGTGGGGCGTGCGCGCCCTGCTCGGCCGGCTGGCGTCCCGTCGCCCTCGTCGCGGCGAGCGCGCGTGGCTCGCGACGTGCGCCGTCGTGCTGCTCGTCTCGCTGCTCGGCCCGCTCGGCGCGGTGACGCCTGCCGCGGTGGCGCTCCTCGCCGTCGAGCACCTCGCGGTCGGCCTGACCCTCACGCTGGCCCTGCGCCGCTGACCCTCCGCCACCGGCCCCAGCCCCCCGGGGGCAGCCGAGCACGATGTTGCTGTCGATATCCGTCGGATGACGACAGGAACATCGTGCTCGACCGCGCGTGAGGTCGTGCTCGGCGGGACGATGAGTTCGCGCGGGCGCGAGGGTCTGCCCCGTCGTCTCGTCCTCGACCGGAAGGCCACCCCATGACCGCGACGCTCGTCTCCACCCTGTTCCTCTCGCTCGACGGTGTCGCCGAGATCGACCCGGCGTGGCACTTCCCGTACTTCGACGACAACATGGCCGCCGCCGTCGACGAGGACTACCAGGACGTCGACGCGCTGCTCCTCGGGCGGGTCACCTACGACAGCTTCGCCGGTGCGTGGCCCGAGCGGGAGACCGCCGGGGGCGAGGACGCGTCGTTCGCCGCGCGGCTCGGGGACATGCGCAAGATCGTCGCGACGCGCGGCGACCAGGACCTCGGGTGGCGGCACGTCGAGCGGATCGACGGCGACCTCGTCGACGCCGTCCGTGCGCTCAAGGAGGAGCCCGGACTGGGCAAGGTGCTCGTCGCGGGGTCGATCTCGGTGGTGCGCCAGCTCCTCGCCGCCGGGCTGCTCGACGAGCTGCGGCTCCTCGTCCACCCCGTCGCGGCCCGCTCGGGCGAGCGGCTCTTCGACGAGGGCGAGCCCTACTACCCGCTCACGCTCCTGCGCTCCGAGACCTTCCCGACGGGCGTCGTGCGCCTGGTCTACGCACCTGCCGAGCCTCCGGCCGAGGTCACCTACGACGACGTCGCGGACAAGGTGCCGTCCGGGGACGCGGGCTGATCCCCGGCCCCGGGCTCGACGCGCGTCGCCTCCGTCGTGACGACCGCCGTCGACCACCGGGAACGGGGACGAGATGCAAGGTCGCGGGGTGTCACCACACGTCCCGGGTATGAGCCGGACAACGCGCGTCGCGATCCTGGTCCAGGTGCTGGCGGGGCTCCTCGTCGTGGGTGCGTGCGCGACGACGGGCTCGCAGCCGCCGGCCGACGACGTACCCACGCCGTCGGGAGCCCGGGGTGACGGCGACGCGGTCGCCCCGGCGGCGTTCGTCGACCGGGAGCCGCTCGACCCGTGCGGCGACGTCCGGTTCGACCAGGAGTGGGTGCACCTGCTCTGCCCGGACGCGACGTCGGCCGCGGCGCCGGGGACCTGCCAGGAAGCCTGAGCCCGCCCGACCACGACGCTGCGCGCCCGCGAGCACGACCTTGCTGTCGTCATCCGACGGATGACGACACCAAGGTCGTGCTCGGCGCGGGAGGGTGGGTCAGTTGCGCAGGTCGAGGTAGCGGTCGATGAGGGCCGCCGTCGACGGGTCCTGGGCGGCGAGGGCGTCCTCGTCGCCCGCGACGGCCGGCGCGATCTCGAGCGCGAGCTTCTTGCCGAGCTCGACGCCCCACTGGTCGAAGCTGTCGATGCCCCACACGACGCCCTGCACGAACGTGATGTGCTCGTAGAGCGCGATGAGCTGGCCGAGGACCGACGGCGTGAGGGCCGGCGCGAGGATCGACGTCGTCGGGCGGTTGCCCGGGAAGGTCCGCGCGGACACGAGCGCCTCCGCCGTCCCCTCGGCGCGGACCTCGTCGGCGGTCTTGCCGAACGCGAGCGCCTTGGTCTGGGCGAAGAAGTTCGCGAGGAACAGGCCGTGCACGTCCGCGCCGGGCTGGACCGCGCCGCCGTCACCGACCTCGTCCGTGAGCGGGTGCGCCGGGTTCGCGACGGCGATGAAGTCGGCCGGGATGAGGCGGGTGCCCTGGTGGATGAGCTGGTAGAACGCGTGCTGGCCGTTGGTGCCCGGCTCGCCCCAGAAGATCTCGCCCGTCTCCGTCGTGACCGGGGAGCCGTCCCACCGCACGCGCTTGCCGTTCGACTCCATGGTGAGCTGCTGGAGGTAGGCCGGGAAGCGGTGCAGGTACTGCGCGTACGGGAGCACGGCG includes the following:
- a CDS encoding response regulator transcription factor, with product MIVDDDALVRAGLRLMLDGAHGIEVVGEAADGAEVTSVLDAHPTDVVLMDLRMPRVDGIEATRRVRSRAGAPAVVVLTTFDSDEEVVGALHAGASGYLLKDMPPERIVAAVRAAAAGEPVLSPEIARRLMTSVADAGGERDRARAALDALTGRERDVAVELGRGAANAEIAATLFLSVPTVKAHVSNVLLKLGLENRTQVALLVHAADLT
- a CDS encoding sensor histidine kinase, producing MTTRTDCPPYPGRPVLATAAARRDGNRPLVPWWTFALAWLAVAALTVLATAGIVGQDDPGAQPAIDVAVAALALAVLPLLWSRSPRNAPVLGALMLASLAAYSGAATPASTVATLQVARWYPARTAVPVAVAGFLGHAVQALWRPEALPLGWWLLCDLAVHAALLGWGLYWQARAQLMWSLRDRARRAEAEQEHRVAEARVAERTRIAREMHDTLAHRLSLLAATAGALEYRPDADPAQLARAAGLVRAGVSSALGDLRDVVRVLRADPDEVDGGAPAPQPTLDDVDRLVAEARAAGGDVAYERSGSADVPRTVEVAAYRVAQEGLTNARRHAPGSPVVLRVTARAGEVRVTVSDGGPRLVAVGGVGGARDAAGEGTGTGLVGLRERVDLLGGTLDAGARDDGFVLDVRLPWDA
- a CDS encoding DUF6069 family protein yields the protein MSTTPTTTYRTSDVPRHPGSSTATVGRQVPGEVRRRVPRWSVPLVAAAVAAVVLLVGTALGVDPEVRTATGTQTVGVVAAVVTALVVGYAAWGVRALLGRLASRRPRRGERAWLATCAVVLLVSLLGPLGAVTPAAVALLAVEHLAVGLTLTLALRR
- a CDS encoding dihydrofolate reductase family protein; this translates as MTATLVSTLFLSLDGVAEIDPAWHFPYFDDNMAAAVDEDYQDVDALLLGRVTYDSFAGAWPERETAGGEDASFAARLGDMRKIVATRGDQDLGWRHVERIDGDLVDAVRALKEEPGLGKVLVAGSISVVRQLLAAGLLDELRLLVHPVAARSGERLFDEGEPYYPLTLLRSETFPTGVVRLVYAPAEPPAEVTYDDVADKVPSGDAG